The Sinomonas sp. P10A9 genome includes a window with the following:
- a CDS encoding acetate/propionate family kinase, with protein sequence MLVLVINSGSSSLKYQLRDVDAAEPESAVLTEGVVERIGFDGGPADHAQALSDLDAALAAVLGDRRIDAVGHRVVHGGERFAEPVLVDNEIIRAIERLNPLAPLHNPANVLGLRAIASKWPDMPQVAVFDTAYHRTLPEHAWRYAVPDWLYTHHGIRRYGFHGTSHQYVAGRAAAFLGVAPEEFDGVVLHLGNGVSATAVQGGKSIDTSMGFTPLEGLVMGTRSGDLDPSILVFLVRQGHSADEIDHLLNRESGLAALAGSNDMRTVVEAADAGDRHAAIALDVASYRLAKYIGGYHVAVGGAAAIVFTAGIGENSAPFRARVAARLGALGVVLDDDLNAVRSKDPRTVSAPESAIPLLVVPTDEERAIAEATAAVVRVAARG encoded by the coding sequence ATGCTCGTCCTCGTCATCAACTCCGGGTCCTCGTCCCTCAAGTACCAGCTGCGGGACGTCGACGCGGCCGAGCCGGAGTCGGCGGTGCTCACCGAGGGCGTCGTCGAGCGGATCGGGTTCGACGGCGGTCCCGCCGACCACGCGCAGGCCCTCAGCGACCTCGACGCCGCGCTCGCCGCCGTGCTCGGCGACCGGCGCATCGATGCGGTCGGGCACCGGGTGGTCCACGGCGGCGAGCGCTTCGCCGAGCCGGTCCTCGTGGACAACGAGATCATCCGGGCGATCGAGCGGCTCAACCCGCTAGCTCCGCTCCACAACCCCGCGAACGTCCTGGGTCTGCGCGCGATCGCCTCGAAGTGGCCGGACATGCCGCAGGTTGCCGTGTTCGACACCGCCTACCACCGCACGCTTCCCGAGCACGCTTGGCGCTACGCGGTGCCGGACTGGCTCTACACCCACCACGGGATCCGCCGCTACGGCTTCCATGGGACCTCGCACCAGTACGTCGCGGGGCGTGCTGCCGCGTTCCTCGGCGTCGCGCCCGAGGAGTTCGACGGCGTCGTGCTCCACCTTGGCAACGGGGTTTCCGCGACCGCCGTGCAGGGCGGAAAGAGTATCGACACGTCGATGGGGTTCACGCCGCTTGAGGGCCTCGTCATGGGCACGCGGTCGGGGGACCTCGATCCGTCGATTCTGGTCTTCCTCGTCCGCCAGGGACACTCCGCGGACGAGATCGACCATCTGCTGAACCGCGAGTCCGGGCTTGCGGCGCTCGCGGGGTCGAACGACATGCGCACCGTCGTCGAGGCCGCGGATGCGGGGGACCGGCACGCGGCGATCGCGCTCGACGTCGCGTCCTACCGGCTCGCGAAGTACATCGGCGGCTACCACGTGGCCGTCGGCGGGGCCGCGGCCATCGTGTTCACCGCCGGGATCGGGGAGAACTCCGCGCCGTTCCGTGCCCGGGTCGCTGCCCGCCTCGGGGCGCTCGGCGTGGTGCTCGACGACGACCTCAACGCCGTGCGATCCAAGGATCCGCGCACGGTCTCGGCCCCTGAATCGGCCATTCCGCTGCTGGTGGTTCCCACCGACGAGGAGCGCGCGATCGCGGAGGCGACGGCCGCCGTCGTGCGTGTCGCGGCGCGCGGCTAG